In Carya illinoinensis cultivar Pawnee chromosome 9, C.illinoinensisPawnee_v1, whole genome shotgun sequence, the following are encoded in one genomic region:
- the LOC122275213 gene encoding laccase-7, producing the protein MNMARLAVLLACTLVALLSSSMASAAIVEHSFNVQNLTVRRLCNEQVITAVNGSLPGPTIRVREGDILVVHVFNKSPYNITIHWHGVFQLLSGWADGPEYVTQCPIRPGNSYTYKFKITGQEGTLWWHAHSSWLRATVHGALIIHPRSGRSYPFPKPHKEFPILLGEWWNANVVDVENEGLATGAGPANSDAYTINGKPGDLYQCSQNSIYKRTVVQGKTYMLRIINAALNNQLFFKIANHNMTVVAIDASYTKHYVTDVVIVAPGQTTDVLVQANQPVGSYYMAASPYASAAGLTFDNTTTRGIIVYEGAPTSAAPLMPTLPAFNDTPTAHKFFTNLTGLAGGPHWVPVPRQVDEHMFVSFGINLAPCEGNGTCGGPLEQRLSASMNNVSFVFPSNRSASMLQAFFFDVSGIYTKDFPSNPPVKFDYTNPNISLDQSLIFAPKATKVKKLKYNSTVEMVLQNTAFVAVENHPIHLHGFNFHILAQGFGNYDPINDPKKFNFDDPQIRNTIGVPVGGWAVIRFEANNPGVWLAHCHLDVHLPWGLAMGFEVENGPTPSTTLPPPPADLPQC; encoded by the exons atgAACATGGCACGTTTAGCGGTTTTGCTAGCATGCACTTTGGTAGCTCTTCTATCATCCTCAATGGCTTCCGCAGCTATAGTGGAGCATTCATTCAAT GTTCAAAACCTCACCGTCCGGCGGCTGTGCAATGAGCAAGTTATTACTGCAGTGAATGGAAGCCTCCCTGGCCCGACAATACGGGTTCGAGAGGGGGATATCCTTGTCGTCCACGTATTCAATAAATCACCCTataatattactattcattG GCATGGTGTGTTTCAGTTACTGAGTGGCTGGGCAGACGGGCCAGAATATGTAACTCAGTGCCCAATACGTCCTGGAAATAGTTACACATACAAATTCAAGATCACCGGACAGGAGGGGACCCTTTGGTGGCATGCTCACTCATCTTGGCTCCGTGCAACAGTTCATGGCGCACTCATCATCCACCCCAGATCCGGTCGATCGTACCCTTTCCCTAAACCGCACAAGGAATTTCCCATCTTATTGG GAGAGTGGTGGAATGCAAATGTCGTCGACGTTGAGAACGAGGGACTTGCTACCGGCGCTGGTCCGGCCAATTCCGACGCTTACACAATCAATGGAAAGCCCGGCGATCTTTACCAATGTTCCCAAAATT CAATATATAAACGTACGGTGGTGCAAGGAAAGACCTACATGCTACGTATAATCAATGCTGCACTCAATAACCAGCTCTTCTTCAAGATAGCAAATCACAATATGACAGTTGTCGCCATAGATGCCTCTTACACGAAACATTACGTCACTGACGTCGTTATCGTTGCCCCGGGACAGACCACCGACGTTCTTGTCCAGGCGAACCAGCCCGTTGGGTCTTACTACATGGCTGCAAGTCCGTACGCAAGCGCTGCAGGCTTGACTTTCGACAACACGACCACCAGGGGAATCATCGTCTATGAGGGCGCACCAACGTCAGCTGCCCCGTTGATGCCGACCCTACCGGCCTTCAACGACACGCCCACGGCACACAAGTTCTTCACCAACCTTACAGGACTCGCCGGCGGGCCCCACTGGGTCCCCGTGCCACGTCAAGTGGACGAGCACATGTTCGTGAGCTTTGGGATCAATCTCGCACCGTGTGAAGGGAACGGCACGTGTGGAGGTCCCCTCGAGCAGCGACTCTCTGCGAGCATGAACAACGTATCGTTTGTGTTCCCCAGCAATAGGTCCGCGTCCATGCTTCAAGCATTCTTCTTCGATGTGAGTGGGATCTACACCAAAGACTTTCCGAGCAACCCTCCGGTGAAGTTTGACTACACAAATCCCAACATCAGCTTAGATCAATCGTTGATATTCGCACCAAAGGCAACAAAAGTTAAGAAATTGAAGTACAATTCAACGGTGGAGATGGTTTTGCAAAACACAGCGTTTGTTGCGGTGGAAAATCATCCTATACACCTTCATGGGTTCAATTTCCATATTTTGGCTCAAGGATTTGGGAATTATGACCCCATTAATGACCCCAAAAAGTTCAACTTCGATGATCCACAAATACGTAACACCATCGGTGTTCCTGTTGGTGGATGGGCGGTCATTAGATTCGAAGCAAATAATCCAG GTGTATGGCTGGCACATTGCCATCTGGACGTGCACTTGCCGTGGGGACTGGCTATGGGTTTCGAGGTTGAGAATGGACCAACTCCATCGACTACGCTGCCTCCACCACCAGCCGATCTACCGCAATGCTAG